One Rhodoluna sp. KAS3 DNA window includes the following coding sequences:
- a CDS encoding aldo/keto reductase: protein MTPNAVPQITLNNGQSIPQLGLGVYKVSQNAAVELVHEAIKVGYRRIDTAALYGNEAEVGQAIRKSGIPRDEIFVTTKIWNDRQGRSHAPEAIEESLKRLDIGHIDMLLIHWPCPTQNLFVETWKVFEEALGTGKIRGIGVSNFEPHHLDALLESGSTVPALNQVELHPAFQQPEVRHYNREHGIATEAWSPLGRGRYEGDSALSEIATTHERSVAQVILRWHIQIGNLVIPKTGNYDRLVENISVFDFELSELEMQAIASLDTGARTGLNPNEFG, encoded by the coding sequence ATGACACCAAACGCAGTGCCCCAAATCACGCTCAATAATGGTCAGAGTATTCCTCAGCTAGGTCTTGGCGTTTACAAGGTCAGCCAGAATGCCGCCGTCGAATTGGTCCACGAGGCAATCAAAGTTGGCTACCGACGAATTGATACCGCCGCGCTTTACGGCAACGAGGCTGAAGTTGGCCAAGCAATTCGCAAAAGCGGTATTCCCCGCGACGAGATTTTTGTAACTACAAAAATTTGGAATGACCGTCAGGGCCGATCGCATGCGCCCGAGGCAATTGAAGAGAGCCTCAAGCGCCTTGACATCGGGCACATTGACATGCTGCTAATTCACTGGCCGTGCCCAACCCAAAATCTGTTTGTAGAAACCTGGAAGGTTTTTGAAGAAGCCCTTGGCACTGGCAAAATCCGTGGCATCGGCGTTTCGAACTTCGAGCCACATCACCTTGACGCTTTGCTGGAATCAGGGTCGACGGTTCCAGCGCTTAACCAGGTAGAACTGCACCCAGCTTTTCAGCAACCCGAGGTGCGCCACTACAACCGTGAGCACGGCATCGCGACTGAAGCTTGGTCTCCGCTTGGCCGCGGTCGCTACGAAGGTGACTCAGCACTTTCGGAAATTGCCACAACTCACGAACGCTCCGTAGCACAGGTGATTCTGCGCTGGCACATCCAAATCGGAAACCTGGTCATTCCTAAAACAGGCAATTACGATCGCCTGGTTGAGAACATCTCGGTTTTCGATTTTGAACTGTCCGAGCTTGAGATGCAGGCCATCGCGAGCCTCGACACTGGCGCGCGAACCGGACTGAATCCTAACGAATTTGGCTAG
- a CDS encoding TerC/Alx family metal homeostasis membrane protein: MHIETWVWVVTVLSLVGLIAFDLIYQSRHPHEPSFKESALQSMLFIGLAVVFGWFVAQVWGGQYGNEFIAGFITEKSLSVDNLFVFLIIFSQFKVPRRLQSEALLAGIAIALVLRGLFIALGAAAIDAFSWVFYLFGFFLVYTAFMLVWDTFHEAKEDKVPGGLVMKWVRKNFATVDEFHGSKLVIKQDGKRFLTPLLLVMITIGTTDVLFALDSIPAVYGLTDEAYIVFTANAFALLGLRQLYFLLSGLMERLKYLGLGLSIILAWIGVKLVLHAMHENELAFINGGEPIKWAPEISTELSLSVILVTLVVTTALSLFVTRKKKASI; encoded by the coding sequence ATGCATATTGAAACTTGGGTCTGGGTAGTAACCGTTCTGTCTTTGGTTGGTCTAATCGCTTTCGACTTGATCTACCAGTCACGCCACCCACACGAGCCAAGCTTCAAAGAGTCTGCTCTTCAGAGCATGCTGTTTATCGGTTTGGCGGTAGTCTTCGGTTGGTTTGTGGCCCAGGTTTGGGGAGGCCAGTACGGCAACGAGTTCATCGCCGGTTTTATTACCGAGAAGAGCCTGTCGGTCGACAACCTGTTTGTATTTTTGATCATTTTCAGTCAGTTCAAGGTTCCGCGCCGCCTGCAGAGTGAGGCTCTGCTTGCCGGTATCGCGATTGCGCTTGTGCTTCGTGGCCTGTTCATTGCCCTCGGTGCCGCGGCTATCGACGCCTTCAGCTGGGTTTTCTACCTATTCGGTTTCTTCCTGGTTTACACAGCGTTCATGCTGGTCTGGGACACCTTCCACGAGGCCAAAGAAGACAAGGTCCCTGGCGGATTAGTCATGAAATGGGTTCGCAAGAACTTTGCAACCGTCGATGAGTTTCACGGCTCGAAACTGGTTATCAAGCAGGACGGCAAGCGCTTCCTGACTCCTTTGCTTCTGGTCATGATCACCATCGGCACCACCGATGTGCTTTTCGCTCTTGATTCAATTCCGGCGGTCTACGGTCTAACCGATGAGGCCTACATCGTTTTCACTGCCAACGCTTTTGCACTGCTCGGTCTTCGCCAGCTCTACTTCTTGTTGAGCGGCTTGATGGAGCGCCTAAAGTACCTAGGTCTAGGTCTCTCGATCATCCTTGCTTGGATTGGTGTCAAGTTGGTGCTGCACGCTATGCACGAGAACGAACTTGCGTTCATTAATGGTGGCGAGCCAATCAAGTGGGCTCCAGAAATTAGCACTGAGCTCTCACTGAGCGTAATTCTGGTGACCTTGGTTGTAACTACCGCGCTGAGCCTCTTCGTTACCCGTAAGAAGAAAGCTTCTATCTAG
- a CDS encoding TIGR01777 family oxidoreductase encodes MKVLISGASGLIGTELVRQLKASGDTPLRLVRRKARNSEEIEWNPKAGVLDSAALEGIDAVVNLAGATTGKLPWTSKYKEEIISSRIDSTRTLVKAMAECKNPPPVFISGSASGIYGDRKDEVLTEDAGKGTGFLSDLAYAWEQEALKAPSNVRVVLVRTTMVMSRALGALGRLLPLIKLGVGGPLGNGQQWWAWITVQDEAAAILHLIRTPTATGAYNLTAPEPATCKQIIASLGRHLKRPTLLPVPAFALRLILGEAADELLLCSQNMSAQRLLSTGFKFAHPDLESATAWVVSKD; translated from the coding sequence GTGAAAGTCCTAATATCCGGTGCGTCAGGCCTAATTGGCACCGAACTGGTGCGCCAGCTAAAAGCCTCTGGCGACACTCCGCTTCGATTGGTTCGACGCAAGGCCAGAAATTCTGAAGAAATTGAATGGAATCCCAAAGCTGGTGTTCTGGACTCTGCTGCCCTTGAGGGTATCGATGCTGTTGTGAACCTAGCCGGAGCAACTACCGGTAAATTACCTTGGACTTCAAAATACAAGGAAGAGATTATCTCCAGTCGAATCGACTCGACCAGGACGCTGGTGAAGGCGATGGCTGAGTGCAAGAATCCACCACCAGTCTTTATCAGTGGTTCAGCATCTGGAATTTACGGGGATCGCAAAGATGAAGTCCTAACCGAGGATGCCGGTAAAGGTACAGGCTTCTTGAGCGACCTTGCATACGCTTGGGAGCAGGAAGCCCTAAAGGCCCCTTCAAACGTCCGAGTAGTTTTGGTCAGAACCACCATGGTTATGAGCAGGGCCCTCGGTGCACTTGGCCGACTACTTCCACTAATCAAACTTGGCGTGGGCGGACCGCTTGGCAACGGTCAGCAATGGTGGGCCTGGATTACGGTCCAAGATGAAGCCGCTGCCATACTTCACCTGATTCGGACCCCGACCGCAACTGGCGCTTACAATCTCACAGCGCCCGAGCCGGCAACCTGCAAGCAGATAATCGCCTCACTCGGCCGTCACCTCAAGCGCCCAACTCTGCTGCCGGTACCCGCATTTGCGCTTCGTCTGATCTTGGGTGAAGCAGCCGACGAGTTGCTGCTGTGCAGCCAAAACATGTCGGCCCAACGACTTTTGAGCACCGGCTTCAAGTTTGCCCACCCAGACCTAGAGTCAGCAACTGCCTGGGTTGTTTCAAAGGACTAA
- a CDS encoding GNAT family protein, whose protein sequence is MATSFGFSHGDVLVRIVRVRDAKELEERVLGNREWLRPWEATNPFGPNSFEMRHQIKALRRQMSANQGLPFVIEIDGRIVGQLNVSNMVFGSLSSATLGYWVVPEVAGRGVTPTAVALVIDYLFSQHGLHRCEIDIRPENVASLRVVEKLGMRFEGLKERYIHINGAWRDHYSFAITHEEVVGGLLNRWINGRTPTVDYPWLRENDSGIKHTELNDGNLGS, encoded by the coding sequence GTGGCTACATCTTTTGGTTTCTCTCACGGCGACGTGCTCGTCCGAATTGTTCGAGTTCGCGACGCCAAGGAGCTTGAAGAACGAGTTCTGGGCAATCGTGAATGGCTTCGCCCATGGGAGGCGACTAATCCCTTTGGGCCAAACTCGTTCGAAATGCGCCACCAAATAAAGGCCCTTCGCAGGCAGATGAGCGCCAACCAGGGATTGCCGTTTGTGATCGAAATCGATGGGCGCATTGTTGGCCAACTTAATGTTTCGAATATGGTTTTTGGCTCCCTGAGCTCTGCGACGCTGGGCTATTGGGTGGTGCCAGAAGTTGCAGGTAGGGGAGTGACCCCAACGGCTGTTGCCCTGGTGATTGATTACCTATTCAGTCAACATGGTTTGCACCGCTGTGAAATTGATATTCGACCTGAAAATGTTGCCTCGCTTCGGGTGGTTGAAAAGTTGGGTATGCGATTTGAGGGCCTCAAGGAGCGATACATTCACATCAATGGTGCATGGCGCGACCACTATTCGTTTGCCATTACGCACGAGGAAGTCGTCGGCGGTTTGTTGAATCGATGGATAAACGGCAGAACACCTACAGTTGACTACCCCTGGCTACGAGAAAATGACTCGGGTATTAAACACACCGAATTAAATGACGGCAACCTTGGCAGCTGA
- a CDS encoding 5-formyltetrahydrofolate cyclo-ligase, which translates to MDAQNIKQALRDDLKIRRASAVYDPEHAAALNVHLAELCLSIGAQKIACYLPYGTEPDTELFIDWALDNDIEVVLPVAHESGELTWVIFEGESTPGIFGFAEATGKPGTIAGIDLAIIPALAVDQKGMRLGKGKGYYDRALAKLEAAPPLIAVVFDDELLEEIPAESHDHPVDAAVTPSQIVLFTDRLK; encoded by the coding sequence ATGGATGCACAAAACATAAAGCAAGCCTTGCGTGATGACCTCAAAATCCGCCGTGCTTCAGCGGTTTACGACCCAGAACACGCAGCTGCGCTAAACGTGCACCTAGCTGAGCTGTGCCTTTCAATCGGTGCTCAAAAAATTGCTTGCTATCTGCCGTATGGCACCGAACCAGATACAGAACTCTTCATTGATTGGGCTCTCGACAACGACATCGAAGTGGTCCTACCGGTAGCCCATGAATCCGGCGAACTGACCTGGGTAATTTTCGAAGGCGAATCAACCCCCGGAATTTTTGGTTTCGCTGAAGCGACAGGAAAACCTGGGACCATTGCCGGAATAGACCTGGCAATCATTCCTGCGCTGGCCGTTGACCAAAAGGGCATGCGTCTGGGTAAAGGCAAAGGCTATTACGACCGGGCCTTAGCCAAACTCGAAGCGGCACCGCCGCTTATCGCAGTGGTCTTTGACGACGAGCTTCTCGAGGAGATCCCGGCTGAGAGTCACGACCATCCGGTAGACGCCGCTGTTACGCCTTCACAGATTGTGCTTTTCACAGATCGGTTAAAATAG
- a CDS encoding DUF4011 domain-containing protein, with product MVEFVSSSEVPSHSDWERWEQELKAIGVTNPLQNFEVNAFGQIDLERSHPGGFSQFVTGRQTLLSNLVRDPLAFSRALSAARRIKNKSDRISDNFGIETLFLVGGLANFEADGFDINAPILMWPVSLIRKGDDYEVSLTGDASVNPVLAEALETAYGIKLNAEELLARQRESSDLVPVTVLNYLANLTADKGNLDLRRILVISNFTTAATDLLSDISRNQTPLLAELAGEPKEGLEDIDVPELNLVVEADATQMRIVARAQAGQSFAVETLPGCGYTQTVVNVVAGLVDQGKRVLVVAPRRQTLGELSERFATIGLPGLGIRSDSTWVDLISAISRNEKAVSADSKDESAARVAAEQKLDSYFDALNSTDPSLGVSVARVLRELSALSGMSHPPLTNARIAKEHLLRHVDRSEALQLLNEAHALGEFRFGPQDTAWFQARFESPAEVEHTLRLAKNVRDNAYPKLAEQLETFTSKVNFKPAVSVEDWGLYLRLFVGIRETLDRFVPDVFDRPLTELIAATAPRKGVDREQRSNMSGGNRRRLKKLAREYLRAGMHVADMHASLNQIQEQRELWQKYCLIPTAPQVPIGIQEAQVAYQAFMADLETLQGHMDPESDETPLAKLPLLKLQGKLESLAEDSEALENLGERALLGSRLREAGLGQLARNLAKLHVAKEHLAQELEQAWWQSALEVLVSKGGSVLSFSAEQIAQNEAAFRRAHTNQIANGAAAVASKLADWWHGALKADSAEAAALKALLKTGSADMLKASTVAPKIWAAVAPVVMVSPFDLPKHVSKSDRYDVLIVLDAAGSTVAENLGALSRADQVITFGDDAVAAPGGFEIENRALPIGREYSVPSVFAEVRRIFGAEVIRRSYRTTSQTLGDFINREFYQNRILYTPTAAEYFGENNFVLDVVSDGNRAKTTIEGATESLDAELDRTVELVFNHATWHPEQSLLVASASSVHAERIRAAVQAGLKNRPQLEEYFDSHGREKFEVTSIAELSHRVADRIIFSLGYGRTSHGAVLSNFGQLSEPDGRRYLANLLVSARKQITLVSCFGPDDLPTDRLSNGAVLLGDLFAAATAERAPIDMPTDPMLQDLSLRLKKLGARVDQSFSKELPLVVAYAKTAAVIDPDWAIPGSTRTEKFHIRPGLLTSMGWKYIRVYSFELFSDPQKLANRIAEELGLQITRRPQPLFDAADKAFEDTDLAWGDRAGLTNDQRLQQDKPPHWG from the coding sequence ATGGTCGAATTTGTTAGTTCTAGCGAGGTACCTTCTCACTCTGACTGGGAGCGTTGGGAGCAGGAGCTCAAGGCCATCGGTGTGACTAACCCGCTGCAGAATTTTGAGGTCAACGCCTTCGGTCAAATTGATTTGGAGCGCAGTCACCCAGGTGGTTTTTCACAATTTGTCACCGGGCGCCAGACTCTGCTTTCGAACTTGGTCAGAGACCCGTTAGCGTTTTCGAGGGCCCTGTCTGCTGCCCGAAGAATCAAGAATAAATCTGACCGAATTAGTGACAATTTCGGTATCGAAACCCTGTTTTTGGTCGGGGGACTAGCAAACTTTGAGGCCGATGGCTTTGACATCAACGCACCGATTTTGATGTGGCCGGTAAGCCTGATTCGCAAGGGTGACGACTATGAGGTTTCGCTCACTGGCGATGCTTCGGTAAACCCTGTGCTGGCTGAAGCTTTAGAAACCGCCTACGGCATAAAGCTGAATGCAGAAGAACTTTTAGCCCGCCAGCGCGAAAGTTCAGATCTAGTTCCCGTCACTGTGCTCAACTATTTGGCCAACCTAACCGCCGATAAGGGCAATCTCGATCTTCGCCGAATTTTGGTTATTTCAAACTTCACTACTGCCGCAACTGACCTGCTGTCAGACATCTCACGCAATCAAACACCATTGCTTGCCGAACTTGCAGGCGAGCCAAAAGAAGGCCTAGAAGACATCGATGTTCCTGAACTGAACCTCGTGGTTGAGGCCGATGCCACTCAAATGCGAATCGTCGCGAGGGCCCAGGCAGGGCAGAGTTTTGCGGTTGAGACCCTACCGGGATGCGGATACACCCAAACGGTGGTCAACGTTGTCGCCGGCTTGGTTGATCAGGGAAAACGGGTTCTAGTCGTCGCTCCGCGTCGCCAAACTCTTGGTGAGCTGTCCGAGAGATTTGCAACCATTGGGCTACCAGGTTTGGGAATCCGCTCGGATTCCACCTGGGTTGACCTCATCTCGGCTATCTCCAGAAATGAGAAGGCTGTAAGTGCCGACTCTAAGGATGAATCAGCTGCACGGGTTGCTGCGGAGCAAAAACTAGATTCCTACTTCGATGCATTGAACTCAACCGATCCGAGTCTGGGAGTATCGGTTGCTCGAGTACTTCGCGAACTATCTGCACTCAGCGGCATGTCTCATCCTCCGCTGACGAATGCGCGCATTGCCAAAGAGCACCTTCTGCGACACGTAGATCGCTCGGAGGCTCTGCAGCTTTTGAATGAAGCCCATGCTCTGGGCGAGTTCCGGTTTGGCCCCCAGGACACCGCTTGGTTCCAGGCCCGATTTGAATCGCCTGCCGAAGTAGAGCACACCCTAAGGCTTGCCAAAAACGTTAGGGACAACGCCTACCCAAAGTTGGCGGAGCAACTTGAAACCTTTACCAGCAAGGTCAATTTCAAGCCTGCGGTGAGTGTCGAGGACTGGGGTTTGTACCTCAGGCTATTTGTCGGAATTCGCGAGACTTTGGATCGATTTGTTCCAGATGTCTTTGACCGACCACTTACCGAATTGATTGCCGCCACCGCTCCCCGAAAGGGAGTCGACCGTGAGCAGCGATCAAATATGTCTGGCGGTAATCGCCGACGTTTGAAGAAACTGGCTCGGGAATACCTGCGCGCCGGCATGCACGTTGCAGACATGCACGCCTCTTTGAATCAGATTCAAGAGCAACGAGAACTCTGGCAAAAGTACTGCCTGATTCCAACTGCGCCACAGGTTCCTATCGGAATTCAAGAAGCCCAGGTGGCCTATCAGGCATTCATGGCCGACCTTGAAACCCTTCAGGGCCACATGGATCCTGAGTCTGACGAGACCCCGCTGGCCAAGCTTCCGCTGTTGAAATTGCAGGGAAAGCTTGAGTCATTGGCTGAAGACTCCGAGGCACTTGAAAATCTGGGTGAACGCGCCTTGCTTGGTTCTCGTTTGCGAGAAGCCGGATTGGGGCAATTGGCCCGAAACCTAGCCAAACTTCACGTGGCTAAAGAGCACTTGGCCCAAGAGTTAGAGCAGGCCTGGTGGCAGTCCGCACTAGAAGTGTTGGTTTCCAAGGGAGGTTCGGTCCTTAGTTTTAGTGCTGAACAAATCGCTCAAAACGAAGCTGCATTTAGACGAGCCCACACCAATCAAATTGCCAACGGCGCCGCTGCCGTTGCTTCAAAATTGGCTGATTGGTGGCATGGCGCGCTCAAAGCAGATTCTGCCGAGGCTGCAGCTCTAAAGGCGCTTTTGAAAACTGGCTCAGCGGACATGTTGAAGGCCTCAACGGTTGCTCCAAAGATTTGGGCAGCTGTTGCCCCCGTTGTGATGGTTTCGCCATTTGATTTACCGAAGCATGTTTCGAAGTCGGATCGCTACGACGTGCTGATAGTCCTAGATGCCGCCGGAAGCACAGTGGCTGAAAATCTTGGTGCATTGTCTCGGGCCGATCAGGTCATTACTTTTGGCGATGACGCGGTAGCGGCGCCCGGTGGTTTTGAGATCGAAAACCGAGCGCTTCCAATTGGTCGCGAATACTCGGTGCCATCGGTGTTTGCTGAAGTGAGACGCATTTTCGGCGCTGAAGTTATTCGACGCAGCTACCGAACCACTAGCCAAACACTTGGCGATTTCATCAACCGTGAGTTTTATCAAAACCGAATTCTGTACACGCCTACCGCCGCTGAGTACTTTGGCGAGAACAATTTTGTTCTGGACGTGGTCAGTGATGGAAACCGTGCAAAAACCACCATTGAAGGCGCCACGGAAAGTTTGGACGCAGAGCTAGACCGCACGGTGGAATTGGTGTTCAATCACGCTACTTGGCACCCAGAACAGTCTCTCCTGGTAGCCAGTGCTTCAAGTGTTCACGCTGAGCGGATTAGAGCAGCAGTGCAGGCTGGACTCAAAAATCGACCGCAGCTCGAGGAGTACTTTGACTCTCACGGCCGTGAAAAATTTGAGGTCACATCGATTGCCGAGCTAAGCCACAGGGTTGCAGATCGAATTATCTTTTCGCTCGGTTACGGCAGAACCTCGCACGGGGCTGTCTTGTCAAATTTTGGGCAATTGAGTGAACCAGATGGACGCCGTTATTTGGCTAACCTACTGGTCAGTGCGCGCAAGCAAATCACCCTTGTTTCTTGCTTTGGCCCAGATGACTTGCCAACCGACCGCCTGAGTAATGGTGCTGTGCTGCTGGGTGATCTATTTGCCGCAGCCACCGCTGAACGTGCGCCAATTGATATGCCGACTGATCCGATGCTCCAAGACCTTAGCCTCCGGCTGAAGAAGCTCGGCGCCCGCGTAGACCAGTCTTTTTCAAAAGAACTGCCTCTGGTTGTGGCCTATGCAAAGACCGCCGCGGTAATCGATCCAGATTGGGCCATTCCTGGGTCAACGCGAACTGAGAAGTTTCACATTCGACCAGGTTTGCTTACCTCGATGGGCTGGAAATACATCAGGGTTTATAGTTTTGAACTTTTCTCTGACCCTCAAAAACTGGCCAATCGAATTGCCGAAGAACTTGGACTGCAAATCACGCGCCGCCCTCAGCCGCTGTTCGACGCTGCAGATAAAGCGTTCGAAGACACCGATTTAGCTTGGGGTGATCGTGCTGGTTTGACCAACGACCAGCGATTGCAGCAGGATAAACCGCCGCACTGGGGATAG
- a CDS encoding HNH endonuclease: protein MHTLVLNAGYEPLAVVSFKRALMLVLNNKATILAGSADLTVHSANREFELPTVILLARYVRVSNSRAIPVSRRGVLRRDGHNCAYCGRYANTIDHVQPKSRGGRDSWENLVAACLKCNNKKGDKTLAEIGWSLSFSPKMPTGLSWVVRGAEKVDPEWSNYLALANAA, encoded by the coding sequence ATGCATACTTTGGTTTTAAACGCAGGTTACGAGCCACTTGCAGTGGTGTCATTTAAACGCGCGCTTATGTTGGTGCTCAACAATAAAGCGACAATTCTGGCCGGCTCAGCGGATTTGACCGTTCACAGTGCCAATCGAGAGTTTGAGCTGCCAACAGTTATTCTCCTTGCGCGATACGTGAGGGTTTCAAACAGCCGCGCTATTCCGGTTTCGCGACGCGGAGTTCTTCGACGTGACGGTCACAATTGCGCCTACTGCGGCCGTTACGCCAACACGATTGATCATGTGCAACCAAAATCTAGAGGTGGTCGCGACAGTTGGGAAAATCTGGTCGCCGCCTGCTTGAAGTGCAACAACAAAAAGGGCGACAAAACGCTAGCTGAAATCGGCTGGTCTTTGTCCTTTAGCCCAAAGATGCCTACCGGGCTGAGTTGGGTGGTCCGGGGTGCTGAAAAAGTTGATCCCGAGTGGAGTAATTACTTGGCACTAGCAAACGCTGCCTAG
- a CDS encoding C40 family peptidase: protein MKLGGLVLAKKATGKHRADVEINILESFELRSRRSVREAEEARLSRAARRQAKKLAKQDRAYFAAKQAGADQGSAAYLVPSQKRTPFYARRAVRNTVTMSIASGLFATFALPAYAYDPDIAAMSRFTTTDAEALANSEDTQNLTVAAVNTVKFARGNYKSADADEIARQETLNSYRTYSGPTAADYLANPPYSKLDGTSILKVAANYVGTPYVFGGDTPRGFDCSGYVAFVFAQFGVAMPHSVHGQARLGIPIRAEDAMPGDLVIMNDMSHDGIYAGNGNFYHAPRPGDSVKLAPIYTSQVHYIRLMTN from the coding sequence ATGAAACTTGGAGGTTTAGTTTTGGCCAAAAAAGCCACAGGCAAGCACCGCGCTGATGTTGAAATCAACATCTTGGAGTCGTTTGAACTGCGTAGCCGTCGTTCAGTTCGCGAAGCCGAAGAGGCGAGACTATCTCGCGCCGCGCGCCGCCAAGCCAAGAAATTAGCAAAGCAGGATCGCGCTTACTTTGCTGCCAAGCAAGCCGGTGCCGACCAGGGTTCCGCTGCCTACCTGGTGCCTTCGCAAAAGCGCACTCCGTTTTATGCTCGCCGAGCAGTCCGCAACACCGTAACGATGTCGATTGCTTCGGGACTGTTTGCCACCTTTGCTCTTCCGGCCTACGCTTACGACCCAGACATCGCAGCCATGTCACGATTCACCACTACTGACGCTGAGGCTTTGGCAAATTCAGAGGACACCCAAAACCTCACCGTAGCTGCGGTCAACACCGTTAAGTTTGCTCGCGGAAACTACAAGTCAGCCGATGCTGATGAGATTGCTCGACAGGAAACCCTGAACAGCTACCGCACCTACAGCGGTCCAACCGCGGCCGACTACCTTGCTAATCCGCCTTACAGCAAGCTGGATGGCACCTCGATTCTCAAGGTGGCAGCAAATTACGTTGGCACCCCTTACGTTTTCGGTGGCGACACGCCTCGTGGGTTTGACTGTTCGGGATACGTAGCGTTTGTTTTTGCTCAGTTTGGTGTGGCGATGCCTCACAGCGTGCATGGTCAGGCTCGTCTTGGTATTCCAATCCGTGCCGAAGATGCCATGCCGGGTGACCTAGTGATCATGAACGACATGAGTCACGACGGAATTTATGCTGGCAATGGCAATTTCTATCACGCACCGCGACCAGGTGACAGCGTCAAATTGGCACCGATTTACACCTCGCAGGTTCACTACATTCGCTTGATGACTAACTAA
- a CDS encoding metal-dependent transcriptional regulator: MNHEHDLIDTTEMYLRTILELEEEGQVPMRARIAERLDQSGPTVSQTVARMERDGLLVVSGDRHLELTNQGRKDAVSVMRKHRLAERLLADVIGLEWEFVHEEACRWEHVISDQVERKILNLISTPDFSPYGNPIPGLDDFGMETNPNFGDGVVSVVDLPRAFAGQNTYVLRRIGEPLQVDVKLLSQLNSLGLTPGSSLGVEYRGMNLFISNSESDEGLEISEDLARHLFVEA; this comes from the coding sequence ATGAATCACGAACACGATCTAATCGACACGACTGAGATGTACCTCCGAACGATTTTGGAACTCGAAGAAGAGGGTCAGGTTCCGATGCGAGCTCGCATCGCGGAACGCCTTGATCAGTCTGGCCCCACCGTTTCTCAGACCGTCGCTCGTATGGAACGCGATGGATTGCTGGTTGTTAGCGGTGACCGCCACCTGGAATTGACCAATCAGGGTCGAAAAGATGCCGTCTCAGTAATGCGCAAACACCGACTTGCGGAGCGATTGCTGGCCGACGTTATTGGTCTCGAGTGGGAGTTTGTGCACGAAGAGGCATGCCGCTGGGAGCACGTAATTAGCGATCAGGTCGAACGTAAGATTCTCAACTTGATTTCAACTCCAGATTTTTCGCCCTACGGTAATCCAATTCCCGGTCTAGACGATTTTGGTATGGAAACAAACCCAAACTTTGGCGACGGCGTGGTTTCTGTGGTTGATCTGCCGAGGGCTTTTGCCGGACAGAACACCTATGTTCTTCGTCGAATCGGAGAACCGCTTCAGGTTGATGTCAAACTGCTTTCCCAGCTGAACAGCCTTGGCCTGACTCCGGGTAGCAGTCTCGGTGTGGAGTACCGAGGTATGAACCTATTTATCTCAAACAGCGAGAGCGATGAAGGTCTTGAGATTTCTGAGGACCTGGCCCGCCACCTCTTTGTTGAGGCTTAG